The following DNA comes from Mucisphaera calidilacus.
TGGTACCAGCAGTTCCACCGCACACATGTCGGTAGAAAACGGAGCCAATGTCTCCGCATCTCGTCTCTATGTCCGTCCGCAGAGCACGCTCTCAGGTGCGGGCGGCACCGTGCTCGGCAGAACAGAAGTCTCAGGCAAGATCGATCCGGGTGCCTATGCCATCGAGGATGATGCCGTTGTAAGCACGACGGGCGAATTGAGTATCGCAGGTGACTGCATCATGGAAGCCGGCAGCGCTTTGCGTATCGATATCGCTTCCTCAGGCACCGATAGCATCAACGTAACCCCGAAAGCCAGCATGTCTGGGGACCTCACACTATCTAAGAGTAATCCCATTCTGGATATTAACTTCCCCAACCAGTACGTGCCCGCCCCGGGGCAGAAATACGAGGTTGCCAGTTATACAGGCGATCTCACAGGCGTCTTCTCCAATGCACCGCTTCCCGGCGTCCCGATCGACACGACGCACAATAATGAAATCGCCTTGATGATCGAGTACGACACGGACAACAAAGATATTAATCTGACCACACACTACATCGGCGACGCCAACATGGATAACGCCGTGAACCTGCTTGACCTCTCAACGCTGGCAAGCAACTTTGATACGACCCCCGCTACATGGTCGATGGGCAACTTCAATACGGACAATACAGTCGATCTACTCGACCTCAGTGCTCTGGCCACGAACTTCGGTAAAGGCCAGACATCCCAATCACAGGCACCTGAGTCCTTCTCCTCCATCGGCTCGCCCGCGACACTCAGCCTTGATGGCGACCTCACCGTCTCCGACGACGGCGGCATCACCACACCCGACCTCACCGGATACACCACCTACACACTCACCGCCGCCGCACTCACCGACAGCATCGACGCTCTCGAAATCCTGATCGAATCCGATGACCTGAATCAGGAATATCTCGGCTACACCATCTTCTCCAACAACAACGTCTTCTTGCAGCAAGCCGGCATCAACCCCTTACGTGACTCACAACTGCTCTTCGCCGAAGGCCTGTTGTCCGTCCAGGCCGATGAATCAGACACACTGCTGACTGCCGCCTTCGCCGGCTTCACACCCTTCACTACACGCGACATCGCCCAGATCGTCATCCCCGACGACGCCACCGCGACTTACGAGATCCAGGCCGTCATCGACGACGAACTCTACATCGTCACCGGCACCCTCGGCACAGCAGCACCCCTGACTCTCATCCCCATCCCCGAACCCTCCTCACTCGCGGTTCTCGCCCTCACCGGCCTAGCCCTCGTCCGTCGTCGCGCCGCCTGACAGCACCCACACCACCAAGACTGACCCCGCCGGGCCGCCTCCAAAGGCGGCCCTTTTTCATGCCTCAACGCTGCCATCATCACTCCATCCCAAAACCGATACTTTCTTTCACCCCCACCCCCTGATTCCGGGGGTCGCGCGCACAAGGACGGTAATTGTGCGCACGTCGTGACCAAAAACAGGCCCTTTTTGGACCAAAACGCTCCAAAACGGACGAAAACGAACCCAAAACGCTCGAAAACGACCCGAAACGAACCCGAAAAAGTGTAAATTCCTGCAAAGTCGTCAGACTGTGCGCGCCTCGCCCCTCAAACCACACCCCCACCGACGAACTCCCGCCACCCAACACCCACCCCGTGCCCCGTCCGGTAAGCACGGCCTGTTCAACGCACCCGAACACCACCAAGCCAACCCTAACCCCTTAACTCCGTTATAGGGCGGCTTTTGCAACCGCACTTGACGTTCGGTTTGGATTTGGGTAACGTATACCGAACAGATTGGCCGATAGAAGTTCAAGACCCGTTACACCCCGCGACGAAAAGAGACTCAGCAACAGCCGGATACCCCAACATATTGGGATCAACCCCCCGGCAAACGCTAGATGGGATAACACATGACCTCACCCGTACTCATGCTCGGACCCGGCGGCGACTACACCACCGCCTACGAAGCCCGCCCGGGCGGCCGTCTCGCACGCTCCCAGGCCAACGCCGACGCCAATCAGGGCGACAGCCAGCAACCCGGCTACCAGAGACAGCCCAAACGCCAGCCACACGACCGCTTCGAGCCTTCTAACCAACTGATCAACAAGCGATTAGCGCATGCCGCGCACCAGCCCGACTTCGAGGAGATCACCCTCCTCGCCGCCGCCTCGGCATGGCTCACCGAACAGATGAACCGCGTCGCCGAGTCCAGCGCCCTGCTCCAACGCCTCCGCGGCCTGCTCGCTCACGACAGCCTCACCCATCACACCCGTTCCCTGACCGTGATCCCGGAGATCGATCATGAATCTTACGCCCAAGCAGCTACACATCCTCAGTCGTATCAGAGACATACGTCTGGCACGCGGCTATTCGCCGACGATGCAGGAACTCGCCGACGAGCTCGGCGTCTCCAAGGTCACCGTTTTCGAGCACGTCGAAGCGCTCATCAAGAAGGGGGCCTTGAGGCGGCAGCCGAACAAGGCGCGCTCTTTGGAGCTGTGTGAGGAAGTCGACCTGCCCGACGAGACGACCGGCCTCAAGCTCCCGCTGGTCGGCACGATCGCCGCCGGCTCGCCCATCGAGGCGGTCGAGCAACGCGAGCATCTCGATCTGGAGTCGATGTTTACGCCTCCCGGCTCCGCGGGCAACACCTTTGTCCTGCAGGTGCGTGGCGACTCGATGATCGACGAGCACATCGCCGAGGGCGACTACGTCATCTGCGAGAAGCGCAACGCGGCGCGGTCGGGCCAGACCGTCGTGGCGCTGCTCGACTCGGGCGAAGCGACGCTCAAGAAGCTCTACCACGAGTCGGGCAACAAGATCCGGCTGCAGCCCGCGAACGACAAGTACGAGCCGATCATCGTCGAGGCGGGGCGGGTGCAGATCCAGGGGGTCGCCATCGGCGTCGTGCGGTCTTACTGAGCCGGCCCTGTTGAAACGCCGGGGGCGGGGTTCATTTATGATGCAGGGCTATGGAAGACAGGCCGATCGGTTTGCTGGCGGGGGGCGGGCGGCTGCCCATCATCGAGGCGGAGGGGATCCGCGCGATGGGGCGGAAGGTGGCCTGCGTGGGGTTTACGGGGCAGTATGACCCGGCGTTGCCTGAGCTGTGCGATTACTTCGAGACGGCAGGGATCGTTCGGATCAACCGGTGGCTGAAGCTGATGAAGCGGTGGGACGTGGAGCAGGCGGTCATGGTGGGGTACGTGCGTAAGACGCGTATGTATCAGCCGTTGCGGATCGTCCAGAACCTGCCGGACAGCAGGGCGATCCGTCTCTGGTATCGTGTGTTGCGTAATGACAAGCGTTCGCAGCTGATGCTGCGGGTGCTGGCGGACGAGTTGCACGATAACGGAGTCGACCTGATCGACACCACAGCCTTCATCAAGCGTCATATTGCCGAACTGGGCGTGATGACCAGGACCCAGCCGACCGCGGAGCAGCAGGCGGATATTGATTTCGCTGCGCCGATTCTGGCGCGGATGAACGATCTGGATATCGGTCAGGCGTTGGCGATCAAGGAGCGTGACGTGATCGCGGTGGAGGCGATCGAGGGCACGGACCGGATGATCAAGCGGGCGGGGATCCTGTGCAAGGCGGGCGGGTGGACGCTGATCAAGGGGACGAAGCCGACGAAGGACCTGCGGTTCGACGTCCCGACGGTGGGGGTCTCGACGATCAACAACATGAAGTCTTCGAAGGCGGCGTGCCTGGTGATCACGGCGGGGAACGTGATCATGATCGACAAGGAGGACGTGCTGGCGGCGGCGGACGCGGCGGGGA
Coding sequences within:
- the lexA gene encoding transcriptional repressor LexA, coding for MNLTPKQLHILSRIRDIRLARGYSPTMQELADELGVSKVTVFEHVEALIKKGALRRQPNKARSLELCEEVDLPDETTGLKLPLVGTIAAGSPIEAVEQREHLDLESMFTPPGSAGNTFVLQVRGDSMIDEHIAEGDYVICEKRNAARSGQTVVALLDSGEATLKKLYHESGNKIRLQPANDKYEPIIVEAGRVQIQGVAIGVVRSY
- a CDS encoding LpxI family protein, yielding MEDRPIGLLAGGGRLPIIEAEGIRAMGRKVACVGFTGQYDPALPELCDYFETAGIVRINRWLKLMKRWDVEQAVMVGYVRKTRMYQPLRIVQNLPDSRAIRLWYRVLRNDKRSQLMLRVLADELHDNGVDLIDTTAFIKRHIAELGVMTRTQPTAEQQADIDFAAPILARMNDLDIGQALAIKERDVIAVEAIEGTDRMIKRAGILCKAGGWTLIKGTKPTKDLRFDVPTVGVSTINNMKSSKAACLVITAGNVIMIDKEDVLAAADAAGICIVGIEPVEGTELPMETLAKYAESMDEPIEALQGSLVKPVGEEADAEAEEGERFESGGSAPAQG